Proteins from a single region of Bogoriella caseilytica:
- a CDS encoding NAD(P)H-quinone oxidoreductase has protein sequence MHAICARTGELSLVELPDPSPAAGEVQITVAAAGVNRADLLQRTGHYPPPPGASDILGLEVSGIITALGPGVPDWQVGDEVCALLAGGGYATQVTVPAGQLLPVPRGVDLISASALPEVACTAWSNLVEVARLRAGESVLVVGGSGGIGSHAIQLAAALGARVVTTAGGPERVQRCLDLGADVALDHRALAGRELACAVKEASGGGVDVILDVLGAGSLATHLASLATGGRLVVIGMQQGRHGEIDLGRLLAKRASIHGTTLRSRSAQDKAEIVAAVQSHVWPLIEQEQVRPVVHAVLPLRDAGRAHELLDSGAVFGKVLLQV, from the coding sequence ATGCACGCCATCTGCGCACGCACCGGGGAACTCTCCCTGGTCGAACTCCCCGATCCCTCCCCTGCCGCCGGGGAGGTGCAGATCACCGTGGCTGCGGCCGGCGTGAACCGTGCCGATCTGCTCCAGCGCACCGGCCACTATCCACCGCCACCGGGCGCGAGCGACATCCTCGGTCTCGAGGTCTCCGGCATCATCACGGCGCTCGGCCCCGGCGTTCCGGACTGGCAGGTAGGCGACGAGGTCTGCGCCCTGCTGGCCGGGGGTGGCTACGCCACGCAGGTCACGGTTCCCGCCGGGCAGCTCCTCCCGGTACCGCGGGGGGTGGACCTCATCTCAGCCTCCGCCCTCCCCGAGGTGGCCTGCACCGCATGGTCGAACCTCGTCGAGGTTGCCCGGCTCCGCGCGGGTGAGTCCGTCCTCGTCGTCGGAGGGTCCGGAGGCATCGGCTCCCATGCCATTCAGCTCGCCGCCGCGCTCGGGGCGCGGGTGGTGACCACCGCGGGCGGGCCTGAGCGAGTGCAGCGTTGTCTGGACCTTGGTGCCGACGTCGCACTGGACCATCGCGCATTGGCGGGCCGAGAGCTCGCCTGCGCCGTCAAGGAGGCGAGCGGCGGCGGTGTGGACGTGATCCTCGACGTCCTCGGAGCCGGGTCGCTGGCGACTCATCTGGCCAGCCTGGCCACCGGAGGGCGGCTCGTGGTGATCGGCATGCAGCAGGGCCGCCACGGCGAGATCGACCTGGGGCGGCTGCTCGCCAAGCGCGCCTCGATCCACGGCACCACCTTGCGCTCGCGGTCAGCACAGGACAAGGCTGAGATCGTTGCCGCGGTGCAATCGCACGTGTGGCCGCTGATCGAGCAGGAACAGGTGCGCCCGGTGGTCCACGCGGTGCTGCCGCTCAGAGACGCAGGCCGGGCACACGAGCTGCTCGACTCCGGCGCCGTGTTCGGCAAGGTGTTACTGCAGGTGTGA
- a CDS encoding DUF1349 domain-containing protein produces the protein MTISERSSHQQLPWSAGRWTHAPVSAVAEGEDLVVTAAENSDAWRLTSYGFIHDSEHALLDSFPVGAAVEVTFTAALPEQFDQAGVFVRIDAQRWVKAGLERSDGRLQLGAVVTQGQSDWSVAPADEWSGQRVTVRVSRTGGALIVRAGLAGQDRQFVRVTPLDPEQVAEAGPYLCAPTRAGLSVRFHSWHLTEADTALH, from the coding sequence ATGACCATCTCTGAGCGCTCGTCGCATCAGCAGCTGCCCTGGTCGGCAGGGCGATGGACGCATGCGCCGGTCTCGGCCGTCGCCGAGGGGGAAGACCTCGTGGTCACCGCCGCGGAGAACTCGGACGCCTGGCGGCTGACCTCGTACGGGTTCATCCACGATTCCGAGCACGCGCTGCTCGACTCCTTCCCGGTGGGCGCTGCCGTCGAGGTGACCTTCACCGCCGCGCTTCCCGAGCAGTTCGACCAGGCGGGAGTCTTCGTCAGGATCGATGCGCAGCGGTGGGTCAAAGCCGGCCTCGAGCGGTCGGACGGACGCCTCCAGCTCGGCGCGGTGGTGACCCAGGGTCAGTCGGACTGGTCCGTGGCGCCGGCCGATGAATGGAGCGGGCAGCGCGTGACCGTGCGGGTCAGCCGCACTGGTGGTGCTCTGATCGTCCGCGCCGGTCTGGCCGGCCAGGACCGGCAGTTCGTGCGGGTCACTCCGCTCGACCCCGAGCAGGTCGCTGAGGCGGGCCCCTACCTGTGCGCACCGACGCGGGCCGGGCTGAGTGTCCGCTTCCACTCCTGGCACCTCACCGAGGCTGACACCGCCCTCCACTGA